The following proteins are encoded in a genomic region of Neospora caninum Liverpool complete genome, chromosome XI:
- a CDS encoding putative apyrase, with product MPAGGKRGTKTPGSPRVFPLSCFLMLSLSSYRPASLLPTSLFSALPSRPFLCLLIVVILLLLSSSWTLTRLAQPSVQNDAAVPPRGQFFAPEGATQRPREAVRERTEREKARDGPTPERRHSLPDGAEAQNGGAGRLGDPRVPEGRPEGSRELISRGETSLKLHADRLRGRGAAFPPGNGERKHGRDARDARLAPEGPNDGARGRESRGRPTDFVTVPGTCGSAERPCAVVFIADLDVQSRVDASGKSGELLFKSYAIKGQLYRRGGGASARQAASSLNSSRAGSAETDWSGETEFDFAFSPDGFDVLYGSHNVGGRGMELSELVVFNGELLTFDDRTGIIYRFNLKNNHLVPKWLLVEGDGVSSDKGMKIEWATVKHEKLYPGSHACLSPGPPFLPDNSGNVLHRHNTWVVIIDGEGRISREDWAGVYELMKKWVVLPRRVSEEPYDDVKDERRGSNKLLLCSEDFTNIDVVDIQTPPPIDPRKGFSSFKFVPGTGDKVILAVKSLEDSSQDVQQSFVTIFDITGRVLLPDIPFPHESKYEGVAFV from the exons ATGCCTGCAGGCGGCAAAAGAGGAACAAAGACTCCTGGAtcgcctcgcgttttccccctctcctgcttcctcatgctctcgctgtcttcgtaCCGCCCAGCCTCCCTCTTACCGacctcccttttttctgctctgccttctcgcccctttctgtgtctcctgatCGTCGTCAttctcctcctcttgtcCAGTTCCTGGACGCTCACGCGCCTGGCGCAACCGAGCGTCCAGAACGATGCGGCTGTTCCGCCCCGCGGGCAGTTTTTCGCTCCGGAAGGAGCAACTCAGAGGCCCCGCGAGGCcgtgagagaaagaacggagcgagaaaaggcgcgcgACGGACCGAcgcccgagagaagacacagccTTCCAGATGGCGCAGAAGCGCAGAACGGCGGAGCGGGGAGGCTCGGCGATCCTCGCGTCCCGGAAGGAAGACCTGAAGGCAGCCGGGAATTGATCTCGAGGGGCGAAACGTCTCTCAAACTCCACGCTGACCGTCTGAGAGGCAGGGGCGCCGCCTTTCCGCCGGGGAACGGAGAACGCAAGCACGGCCgggacgcgcgagacgcacgcCTCGCACCAGAAGGCCCGAACGACGGGGCGCGCGGCCGAGAAAGTCGCGGTCGGCCCACGGACTTTGTCACGGTGCCAGGCACCTGCGGCTCGGCCGAGCGCCCCTGCGCGGTCGTGTTTATCGCAGATCTCGACGTGCAGAGTCGCGTCGACGCCTCGGGGAAGTCCGGGGAACTTCTCTTCAAGAGCTACGCGATCAAGGGCCAGCTGTACAGAcggggcggcggcgcctccgcccgGCAGGCCGCGTCTTCCCTGAATTCTTCTCGGGCCGGAAGCGCGGAGACGGACTggagtggagagacggagtTCGactttgccttctcgccaGACGGCTTCGACGTGCTGTACGGGAGTCATAACGTCGGCGGACGGGGCATGGAGCTGTCTGAACTGGTTGTGTTCAACGGCGAACTCCTGACTTTCGATGACCGCACCGGAATCATCTACCGCTTCAACTTAAAAAACAATCACCTCGTCCCCAAGTGGCTGTTGGTGGAGGGAGATGGAGTATCCAGCGACAAGGGCATGAAAATCGAATGGGCAACCGTCAAACACGAAAAACTCTAC CCAGGCAGTCACGCGTGCTTGTCTCCTGGgccgcctttccttccaGACAACAGCGGAAATGTTTTGCATCGCCACAACACGTGGGTGGTGATCATCGATGGCGAAGGAAGAATCTCGAGAGAAGACTGGGCGGGCGTCTACGAGTTGATGAAGAA GTGGGTTGTGCTTCCCAGGCGGGTGAGCGAGGAGCCGTACGACGACGTTAAAGATGag CGTCGCGGCAGCAACAAATTGCTTCTCTGTAGCGAGGATTTTACAAACATCGACGTAGTGGACATTCAAACGCCTCCCCCCATCGACCCTCGAAAAggcttctcctctttcaaATTCGTCCCAGGAACTGGAGACAAA GTGATTTTGGCGGTGAAGTCGCTGGAAGATTCGTCGCAGGATGTGCAGCAGTCTTTCGTAACGATCTTCGACATCACTGGGCGAGTGCTCCTTCCCGACATCCCTTTTCCACATGAAAGCAAATATGAAGGCGTCGCCTTTGTTTAA
- a CDS encoding putative zinc finger MYND domain-containing protein, with translation MSLDDVVHEKFTFVFVPADINDPVEEREFEGEEKRFRSTLNSHFNRENLLKTEADRFKDDLSKKADGKLSDEQLSTLIGAQHTYQIIPLSLPTKANGFRGTNAYIDSIGRVKNLAVNARASRICSTDIRGDCFLSTTFDDEETFKRVNFTKSDFEGLMAKPPDATGRWSETAALSQLLSQQHAASRPALGAPSSEKKPKACANCGKQESAATPENANPLKLKRCGACGEAFYCSAGCQRADWRLHRRVCKK, from the exons atGTCTCTCGACGACGTGGTTCACGAGAAGTTCactttcgtcttcgtccccgcGGACATCAATGACCCCGTTGAGGAGCGCGAgttcgagggcgaggagaagcgttTCCGCTCAACCCTCAATTCGCACTTTAATCGGGAAAACCTGCTCAAGACTGAGGCAGATCGGTTCAAAGACGACCTCAGCAAGAAGGCTGACGGCAAGCTCTCGGACGAACAACTCTCGACTCTCATCGGCGCTCAGCACACCTACCAG aTCATTCCCTTAAGCCTGccgacgaaggcgaacggCTTCCGAGGCACCAACGCGTACATTGACAGCATCGGCCGCGTGAAGAACCTCGCCGTCAACGCCCGCGCCTCCCGGATTTGCTCCACAG ACATACGCGGCgactgttttctctcgacgACGTTCGACGATGAAGAAACGTTCAAACGCGTGAACTTCACAAAGAGCGACTTCGAGGGCCTGATGGCGAAGCCTCCAGATGCGACAGGCCG CTGGAGTGAAACTGCCGCGCTCTCGCAGCTCCTCAGCCAGCAGCACGCAGCGTCGCGTCCTGCGTTGGGCGCACCATCAAGCGAAA AGAAACCCAAGGCGTGCGCGAACTGCGGAAAGCAAGAATCTGCGGCGACTCCGGAGAAC GCAAATCCGCTGAAACTGAAGCGCTGTGGAGCCTGCGGGGAGGCGTTCTACTGCAGTGCAGGGTGTCAACGAGCAGACTGGCGGCTCCACAGGCGCGTTTGCAAGAAGTGA
- a CDS encoding putative CRAL/TRIO domain-containing protein, which yields MGPVVVLALLVFNFFTVVLPILVVLFHVLLALCFILVLSTVMPQMPQEASPARSFGRADDEHGEATAEGGASGASFAPRLGAGKEPVEAEKAFHAVQRLLDVYRRTFCAHGRGDERCAATAREDEERHSRAVPASSTRSAYPSASEQAGAEAKDRNAETVPRANSYGPRMQSPAGVLAALPSGECLLPLILPPETDGPGGEAPLLWRRKQEAFEKLHTALLGLPPPILVSVEPPPFALPLDALLFTPSSSHTHLRFPRADGHPLRLRQIFLHVPLSRREQRWIDALHGLLKKQFRPLCETSGRDGSENAAQKREDASRGDAGAPSAEGQPGSAGVAGEASEDFESLLRQAEAHEAERERERQASRSAHGQKGRKREDAAGPYPVALEPVLLRVLWLIYRGQSRKFAPPGPPDEGSSKPKGSLSTGAAFLCTPGGAANGEAAASAAGAKSRNHVAFLGGEKDEKGEKDESDAWTGHAGAAQDTNGRFLDSGMTEKEEEDEAQQLAKAAAEHVAKMVAFRRDMFPLSDAEPSLAEDLRKGLLYWCGRDVAMRPVLVLNLQRLDAPLLELSRFLRLLIFVFEWGLRYLMVPGKVETCVVLLDLREVSLWSLPYSCLQTLVQTLTLQYPFRLRKMFVLHNSRLINGLWNIAKGFLTDVQQAKVATFKVDKGKDSPELSQQLLKLIPPSQLEAKYGGNRPNIDAFYSFPLAAPAPLRTSQTDAHDQKPVDKPMPGCWKAADLLTSFGVTWEADCRLPVQWRPSVAAAILRDRLARRHHTRRSSSLSSCSGGTASVGTPDAAPDDARNSSETAEKESCHR from the exons ATGGGCCCAGTGGTGGTGCTGGCCCTCCTTGTGTTCAATTTCTTTACTGTTGTTCTGCCAATTCTTGTCGTTCTGTTTCACGTGCTCCTTGCTCTCTGCTTCATCCTTGTGTTGTCGACCGTCATGCCCCAGATGCCGCAAGAGGCTTCGCCCGCGCGTTCGTTTGGCCGAGCGGACGACGAGCatggagaggcgacagcagaGGGTGGAGCCTCCGGGGCGTCGTTTGCGCCCCGTCTAGGCGCCGGCAAAGAGCCGGttgaggcagagaaggcttTCCACGCCGTGCAGCGCCTCCTGGATGTCTACCGCCGTACGTTTTGCGCGCACGGCCGGGGCGACGAGCGCTGCGCAGCGACAGCAcgcgaagatgaagagagacactctcGGGCTGTGCCGGCGAGTTCGACGCGCAGCGCATACCCGAGCGCTTCTGAGCAGGCCGgggcagaggcgaaggaccgaaacgcggagactGTCCCTCGAGCGAATTCCTATGgtccgcgcatgcaaagccCGGCAGGGGTTCTCGCTGCCTTGCCGTCCGGCGAgtgcctgcttcctctcatTCTCCCTCCCGAAACGGATGGCCcggggggcgaggcgcctcttctctggcgccgGAAACAGGAGGCGTTCGAGAAACTCCACACTGCGCTCCTCGGGCTGCCGCCGCCGATTCTCGTGTCTGTGGAGCCGCCGCCGTTCGCTCTGCCGCTCGATGCGCTCCTCTTCAccccttcgtcctcgcaTACACACCTTCGGTTTCCCAGGGCCGACGGACACCCCCTGCGTCTGCGTCAAATCTTCCTCCACGTACCCCTGTCGCGGCGCGAACAACGGTGGATCGACGCTCTCCACGGcctgctgaagaagcagTTTCGGCCGCTCTGCGAGAccagcgggagagacggctcggagaacgcggcgcagaaacgcgaggacgcctcgcgtggcgacgcaggcgccccGTCTGCGGAGGGGCAACCGG GCAGTGCCGGAGTGGCGGGCGAGGCCAGCGAGGATTTCGAGTCTCTGCTCCGCCAAGCTGAGGCgcacgaggcagagagggaacgcgagagacaggcgagcaGGAGCGCGCACGGccagaagggaagaaaacgtgAAGACGCGGCCGGGCCGTACCCGGTCGCCTTGGAGCCTGTTCTGCTTCGCGTTTTGTGGCTGATTTATCGGGGACAGAGCAGGAAGTTTGCGCCGCCGGGGCCGCCAGACGAAGGCAGTTCGAAGCCGAAAGGAAGCCTCTCGACAGGGgctgcgtttctctgcacGCCTGGCGGGGccgcgaacggcgaggctgcggcgaGCGCTGCAGGAGCGAAATCCAGGAATCACGTGGCCTTTCTGGGGGgcgaaaaggacgagaagggcgagaaggacgagagcgacgcgtgGACGGGGCACGCGGGCGCGGCGCAGGACACCAACGGGCGGTTTCTGGACTCGGGGATGaccgaaaaagaagaagaggacgaggctcAGCAgctggcgaaggcggcggcggagcaCGTGGCGAAAATGGTGGCGTTCCGCCGAGACATGTTTCCGCTTTCCGACGCGGAGCCGAGCCTCGCGGAAGACTTGCGAAAGGGCTTGCTGTACTGGTGCGGGCGCGACGTGGCGATGCGGCCCGTGCTGGTTCTGAACCTCCAGCGTTTGGacgcgccgcttctcgagcTCAGTCGGTTTCTCCGCCTGCTGATCTTCGTTTTCGAGTGGGGTCTGCGGTATCTCATGGTCCCGGGGAAAGTCGAGACTTGCGTGGTGCTCCTGGACCTGCGCGAAGTCTCCCTCTGGTCGCTTCCGTACTCGTGCCTCCAGACGCTGGTCCAGACGCTCACGCTCCAGTACCCGTTTCGCCTCCGGAAAATGTTTGTCCTGCACAACTCGCGACTCATCAACGGACTCTGGAACATCGCCAAGGGCTTCCTGACCGACGTCCAACAAGCGAAAGTCGCGACCTTCAAGGTCGACAAGGGGAAGGACTCCCCTGAGCTCAGCCAGCAACTCCTGAAACTCATCCCGCCTTCGCAACTCGAGGCAAAGTACGGAGGAAACCGACCCAACATCGACGCATTCTATTCCTTCCCCCTCGCCGCCCCCGCGCCCCTCCGAACGTCCCAGACTGACGCTCACGACCAG aaaccCGTCGATAAGCCGATGCCTGGATGCTGGAAG GCTGCAGATCTTCTGACGTCTTTCGGGGTGACTTGGGAAGCGGACTGTCGCCTCCCAGTCCAGTGGCGCCCTTCAGTGGCAGCGGCGATCCTTCGAGACCGtctcgcgaggagacaccacaCGCGGCGgtcctcgtctttgtcttcgtgCTCCGGTGGAACTGCTTCAGTTGGGACTCCCGACGCAGCACCGgacgacgcgagaaacagtagcgagacggcggaaaaagagagttGCCACAGATGA
- a CDS encoding Short chain enoyl-CoA hydratase,related, producing MEKRLASFRTLKVDRLAFSDGSPAGAPKLSFVYEVCLNRPQQRNAFDHEFWTELRECFDLLDRLSSCRCVIITAAGSVFTAGIDLAFAGQIISSPVLPRRTSASPVENPEQPSKARLAVDSPISGEDPDATDPDCARKAAHLRRYVTALQDCFSAVEECSKPVIACVGGPCVGAGVDLVCSCDIRVASEEAWFSVKEVDLGLAADVGTLQRLPRIVGNDAWAREICFTGRRVGAEEARREGLLSALFESREEMRQKAIALAREIAGKSPVAVAGIKFALNFSTRRTVREELRVQAIWNGAMLQTHDIPTAMAQAALGRGAQREAPANGEVFACL from the coding sequence ATGGAAAAGCGACTCGCGAGTTTTCGAACTCTGAAAGTTGACCGTTTGGCCTTTTCCGATGGTTCTCCGGCCGGGGCGCCAAAGCTCTCTTTCGTGTATGAGGTTTGTTTGAACCGCCCGCAACAACGGAATGCTTTTGACCACGAATTCTGGACCGAACTGCGTGAATGCTTTGACTTGTTAGACCGCCTGTCTTCGTGCCGATGTGTGATCATCACCGCGGCTGGGTCGGTCTTCACTGCGGGCATCGACCTTGCATTTGCTGGACAGATCATTTCTTCACCTGTTCTTCCGCGCCGCACAAGCGCGTCGCCTGTGGAGAATCCCGAGCAACCCAGCAAGGCGCGACTTGCCGTCGACAGCCCGATCTCTGGAGAAGATCCTGACGCGACGGATCCTGActgcgcgagaaaggcggcgcaTCTGCGGCGCTACGTCACGGCCTTGCAAGACTGTTTTTCGGCTGTCGAGGAATGCAGCAAACCTGTGATTGCGTGTGTAGGCGGACCGTGCGTGGGCGCGGGCGTGGATCTGGTCTGTTCCTGCGACATTCGCGTTGCCAGTGAAGAAGCCTGGTTTTCTGTGAAAGAGGTGGAcctcggcctcgctgcaGACGTGGGTAcgctccagcgcctcccTCGAATTGTCGGAAACGACGCGTGGGCGAGAGAAATTTGCTTCACCGGTCGACGGGTTGGCGCGGAAGAGGCTCGCCGGGAGGGGCTGTTGAGCGCGCTTTTTGAAAGCAGGGAGGAAATGCGGCAGAAAGCAATTGCCCTTGCTCGGGAGATCGCCGGCAAAAGCCCAGTAGCCGTCGCAGGAATCAAGTTCGCGCTAAACTTCTCCACCAGACGCACGGTGCGTGAAGAGTTACGCGTCCAGGCGATTTGGAACGGCGCCATGCTACAGACGCACGACATTCCCACGGCCATGGCTCAGGCGGCTCTAGGCAGAGGAgcgcaaagagaggcgcctgcgaaTGGGGAAGTGTTTGCGTGCCTTTGA